A single window of Bacteroidota bacterium DNA harbors:
- a CDS encoding bifunctional 3-deoxy-7-phosphoheptulonate synthase/chorismate mutase type II: METLLKKRPLIISGPCSAETEEQVLETATQLAKLGVVDVMRAGIWKPRTRPGTFEGVGTKGLPWLQQAKKITGFPLAVEVATTKQVEDALHFDVDILWIGARSVVNPMSVQEIANALRGTNVPVFIKNPMNPDIELWSGAVERIGNAGVTNIGLIHRGFSTYGNLEYRNAPIWHLAIEMKRRYSDLMMICDPAHICGRRDILKDVSQKAIDLDFDGLMIESHRDPDKAWSDAKQQVTPADLKILLDQLVWRDSTSENISQDSPLEEYREVIDQIDDELMQLLAKRMNLAAKIGEYKKEKKITILQTNRWNEILEKGINLGVKLGLSNEFVAGFLEVVHMESINHQNRIMNSQAG; the protein is encoded by the coding sequence ATGGAAACATTGTTGAAAAAGAGGCCCCTTATAATTTCGGGTCCATGCAGTGCTGAAACAGAGGAGCAGGTTTTGGAGACTGCCACACAACTTGCAAAGCTTGGTGTTGTGGATGTAATGCGTGCCGGAATCTGGAAACCGAGAACGAGACCGGGTACATTTGAGGGTGTTGGAACCAAAGGGCTGCCCTGGCTTCAGCAGGCGAAAAAGATAACCGGCTTCCCCCTTGCGGTCGAGGTTGCAACCACAAAGCAGGTTGAGGACGCACTTCATTTCGATGTTGATATTCTTTGGATTGGTGCCCGGTCTGTCGTCAATCCGATGAGTGTTCAGGAGATAGCGAATGCCTTGAGAGGCACCAATGTCCCTGTGTTTATAAAAAATCCGATGAACCCCGATATCGAGTTGTGGAGCGGTGCAGTGGAGAGAATCGGTAATGCAGGTGTTACAAATATCGGACTGATACACCGGGGATTCAGCACCTACGGAAATCTTGAATACAGAAATGCCCCCATCTGGCATCTGGCAATCGAGATGAAAAGAAGATACAGCGATCTGATGATGATCTGCGATCCTGCTCATATCTGTGGCAGAAGAGACATACTTAAAGATGTGTCGCAAAAAGCAATTGATCTCGACTTTGACGGTTTGATGATAGAAAGCCACCGCGATCCTGATAAAGCGTGGAGCGATGCGAAGCAACAGGTGACACCCGCTGATCTGAAAATACTGCTCGATCAACTGGTCTGGAGGGATTCAACCAGCGAAAATATTTCACAGGATTCCCCGCTTGAAGAGTACAGAGAGGTAATCGATCAGATAGATGATGAACTGATGCAGTTGCTCGCTAAAAGAATGAACCTTGCTGCAAAGATTGGTGAATACAAGAAGGAAAAGAAGATTACCATACTTCAGACCAACAGATGGAATGAAATTCTTGAGAAGGGGATCAATCTGGGTGTGAAACTTGGTTTAAGCAACGAATTTGTCGCCGGTTTCCTCGAGGTGGTTCACATGGAAAGCATCAATCATCAGAACAGGATTATGAATTCCCAAGCCGGTTGA
- a CDS encoding response regulator produces the protein MEQEYKILIVEDFLPDCELTKREVKKVLPNAIFRNVETEGDFLRELKEFEPHIILSDYSMPEFDGLSALRLTIEHSPITPVIIVTGSVNEETAVECMRAGAANYVIKEQIVRLGTAILKALEERKNNIERLKAREALIESEARYRALFNLSPVGIILQNESGEVIDVNREFSVILGYTREEMLGQHISMITPPENIQDISDDIETIITEGSYKHEAEGLRKDGEVVNVELTEARVVLPDGSAGIMTILADITARKKYEKELILAKEEAEEMNRLKSSFLANMSHELRTPMIGILGYSDLLTEEGNPPQVVEYADIIYKSGSRLMNTLNLILDLSRIEAGKLEMVKSEIDAVETVRENFRLHINEAKKKGLDFELVAPEVKLPFVTDERIFSQICANLINNAIKFTKTGLVKVEVSSKNLSGNGYLLLKVRDTGIGIAKEEQAFIFDDFRQASEGFGRNFEGTGLGLAVTKKFVEKLNGTIQLDSEVGTGTTFTVSLPIQNPRAGEVFESVAAPVQTGEAELPTILYVEDDPIAIEMIARMLRKICKIESAISSKEALEKATSNHYPLILMDVNLGRGLDGYQTTVELRKLPQYKETPVIALTAFAMLKDKEDAMRAGCTHYMSKPFKREAFVTLVRDSLSKR, from the coding sequence ATGGAACAAGAATATAAAATCCTTATAGTTGAAGACTTTCTCCCCGATTGCGAACTTACCAAAAGAGAAGTAAAAAAAGTCCTTCCCAACGCAATATTTCGAAATGTCGAAACAGAAGGAGACTTCCTTAGGGAATTGAAGGAGTTTGAGCCGCATATTATACTTTCCGACTATTCGATGCCCGAGTTTGACGGGCTTTCCGCACTCAGGCTTACTATAGAGCATTCACCGATTACTCCCGTAATTATTGTTACCGGTTCTGTAAATGAAGAGACTGCAGTGGAATGTATGAGAGCCGGAGCTGCAAACTATGTGATAAAAGAACAGATAGTAAGACTCGGAACAGCAATTTTGAAGGCTCTGGAGGAGCGCAAAAATAACATAGAGCGACTGAAGGCAAGGGAAGCCCTCATTGAAAGCGAGGCAAGATACCGGGCTCTGTTTAACCTCTCTCCCGTAGGAATTATCCTTCAAAATGAGAGTGGAGAAGTAATCGATGTGAACAGGGAATTCTCCGTAATTCTTGGATATACAAGAGAAGAAATGCTCGGACAACACATCAGCATGATTACTCCCCCTGAAAACATTCAAGACATTTCTGATGACATCGAGACAATCATTACTGAAGGTTCCTATAAACATGAAGCAGAGGGACTGAGGAAGGATGGAGAAGTCGTCAATGTGGAACTGACTGAGGCAAGAGTGGTTCTCCCCGACGGGTCTGCCGGTATCATGACCATCCTCGCCGATATTACCGCCAGGAAAAAATACGAGAAGGAATTGATTCTCGCCAAAGAGGAAGCAGAGGAAATGAACCGGTTGAAATCGAGTTTCCTTGCCAATATGAGCCACGAGCTCCGCACTCCAATGATTGGTATTCTTGGGTATTCCGACCTCCTGACCGAAGAGGGAAACCCCCCGCAGGTGGTCGAATATGCAGATATTATTTACAAAAGCGGTTCCCGTTTAATGAACACTCTCAACCTGATTCTCGATCTGTCGAGAATTGAAGCCGGCAAGCTTGAGATGGTTAAAAGTGAAATTGACGCAGTAGAAACAGTCAGAGAGAATTTCCGACTGCATATTAACGAGGCAAAGAAAAAGGGTCTCGATTTCGAACTGGTGGCACCTGAAGTGAAACTCCCCTTCGTAACTGATGAAAGGATCTTTTCCCAGATCTGCGCAAACCTCATCAACAATGCAATAAAATTTACAAAAACAGGACTGGTAAAAGTCGAGGTGTCTTCAAAAAATCTGTCAGGGAACGGTTATCTGCTTCTGAAAGTTCGTGACACAGGAATCGGTATCGCAAAAGAGGAACAGGCATTTATATTCGACGATTTCAGGCAGGCAAGTGAAGGTTTCGGCAGAAACTTTGAAGGAACGGGGCTCGGTCTGGCTGTGACCAAAAAATTTGTTGAAAAACTAAACGGCACTATACAACTTGACAGTGAGGTTGGTACCGGAACGACATTTACCGTTTCTCTCCCGATACAAAATCCCCGTGCAGGTGAAGTTTTTGAGAGTGTAGCGGCACCGGTTCAAACCGGAGAAGCAGAACTTCCAACCATCCTCTATGTCGAAGACGATCCCATTGCAATAGAAATGATAGCAAGAATGCTGAGAAAAATATGTAAAATAGAGTCTGCAATCTCCAGCAAAGAGGCACTCGAAAAAGCAACTTCGAACCATTATCCTCTTATTCTGATGGATGTAAATCTTGGCAGAGGTCTCGACGGCTATCAGACAACAGTGGAGTTGAGAAAATTGCCGCAATACAAAGAGACTCCCGTGATAGCCCTTACCGCCTTTGCTATGCTAAAGGACAAGGAAGATGCCATGCGGGCAGGATGCACTCACTACATGTCAAAACCGTTCAAAAGAGAGGCTTTTGTGACACTTGTAAGAGATTCACTTTCGAAAAGGTAA
- a CDS encoding Fic family protein, whose protein sequence is MFFDPTKPFNSIPLLPPDFELETEKVLEQLDISHRYLAELKINSRTIANNSVLLNTLALREAKSSSAIENIFTVYDELYKYDLFSDQVESPASNQVLRYSKALIYGYNLIKKDKKLSISKILSIKQILEDNDAEVRKVPGTVLKNIRTGETAYTPPDDPNVILNALRNLEKYINDQDFQNVDPLIKMAVIHYQFEAIQPFYDDNWRTGRIINVLYLVMNNLLDMPVICLSNYFMEKKSDYYRLLNEVRTRNNWENWIIFILKAVQYTAEDGIALIMEIKELMNEFKFKIWNELPKIYSQDLLYLLFRHPYINIDIGMNDLGVSRLTVTKYLNELTEKGLLKKNKLGRNLYYVNKPLFDLFVRK, encoded by the coding sequence ATGTTTTTTGATCCAACAAAGCCATTTAATTCAATTCCTCTTTTACCTCCGGATTTTGAACTCGAGACAGAAAAGGTTCTGGAGCAACTTGATATTTCCCACCGGTATCTTGCAGAGCTTAAAATAAATTCCCGGACAATCGCCAACAATTCAGTCTTACTCAATACTCTCGCCCTCCGGGAGGCAAAAAGCAGTTCTGCGATTGAAAATATTTTTACGGTATATGATGAATTGTATAAGTACGATCTTTTTTCAGACCAGGTCGAAAGTCCAGCCTCAAACCAGGTGCTCAGGTATTCAAAAGCTCTGATTTATGGATATAATCTTATAAAAAAAGATAAAAAACTCTCAATCAGTAAAATATTGTCGATAAAGCAGATCCTGGAAGATAATGATGCGGAAGTCCGAAAGGTTCCGGGAACTGTCCTGAAAAATATCAGGACTGGTGAGACGGCCTATACACCCCCTGACGATCCGAATGTGATCCTGAATGCACTCCGCAATCTCGAAAAATACATTAATGACCAGGATTTCCAGAATGTCGATCCCCTTATCAAAATGGCAGTGATTCATTATCAATTCGAGGCAATCCAGCCTTTTTACGACGATAATTGGAGGACAGGGAGGATCATAAATGTTTTATATCTCGTGATGAATAACCTTCTGGATATGCCCGTAATATGCCTGAGTAACTACTTTATGGAAAAGAAATCAGATTATTACAGGTTGCTCAATGAGGTGCGTACAAGAAACAATTGGGAAAATTGGATTATATTTATCCTTAAGGCTGTTCAATATACAGCGGAAGACGGCATTGCCCTTATTATGGAAATAAAAGAGCTAATGAACGAATTTAAATTCAAAATCTGGAACGAGTTGCCCAAAATTTACAGCCAGGATCTGCTCTACCTGTTATTCAGGCATCCCTACATTAATATTGATATTGGAATGAATGATCTTGGGGTGTCAAGATTAACTGTCACAAAATACTTAAACGAGTTGACTGAAAAAGGTCTTCTGAAAAAAAACAAACTCGGCAGAAACTTATATTATGTGAATAAACCGTTGTTCGATCTTTTTGTGAGGAAATGA
- a CDS encoding alkaline phosphatase family protein produces MLILIVSIHAQMPDRYVILVIVDGARYSETLGDTSGRFAPNLKRLATEGVVIDSFFNNGWTVTNRGVPAIWSGSWSTPLDTFYNGFQTQYATVPTLWEYFRKAHQQDSTEAMYIMKYLSSPWLQSFRPDYGPAYWPWYILQGSNDVSVWQKAKNMLQTWRPRLSVLYFSDVDHYGHLGVWNDYTRAVTIADSLINQLWEFVKNDPVLKDKTTILVTNDHGRHSDGVSTGFTGHGDGCAGCRRIMLFGIGANVKKGVHTNTKRYIPDIVPTIGAILNFPTPVVSGVSMSEILDIQTDVPDETIPHTFALEQNFPNPFNPYTNINFSLPSETKVKLEIYNAIGEKVLDLIDGDMAAGRHQIYFDATGLPSGLYLYRLVSGNRVESRKMMLLK; encoded by the coding sequence TTGTTAATACTCATTGTTTCAATCCATGCCCAAATGCCGGACAGGTATGTTATTCTGGTAATAGTTGACGGTGCAAGGTACAGCGAAACCCTTGGCGACACATCCGGAAGATTCGCTCCAAATCTTAAGAGACTGGCAACAGAGGGGGTGGTTATAGATTCATTCTTCAACAATGGCTGGACGGTAACAAACAGGGGAGTACCAGCAATCTGGTCGGGTTCATGGTCAACTCCGCTCGATACTTTTTATAACGGTTTTCAAACTCAATATGCCACCGTGCCCACTCTTTGGGAATATTTCAGAAAAGCCCATCAGCAGGATTCCACGGAGGCAATGTATATAATGAAATATCTTTCTTCTCCCTGGCTGCAGAGTTTTCGTCCCGATTATGGACCTGCCTACTGGCCCTGGTATATCCTTCAGGGGAGCAACGATGTCTCCGTGTGGCAAAAGGCAAAAAACATGCTCCAGACATGGCGTCCGCGACTTTCGGTTCTCTATTTTTCTGATGTCGATCATTACGGACATTTGGGTGTTTGGAATGATTATACGCGTGCCGTTACCATTGCCGACAGTCTGATCAATCAACTTTGGGAGTTTGTAAAAAATGATCCGGTTTTAAAGGATAAAACCACGATTCTCGTGACAAATGACCACGGACGGCATTCCGACGGGGTTTCTACAGGGTTCACGGGACATGGCGACGGCTGTGCAGGGTGCAGAAGAATTATGCTTTTCGGAATTGGCGCCAATGTAAAGAAGGGCGTTCATACAAATACCAAACGATACATCCCTGATATTGTACCAACCATAGGGGCTATTCTGAATTTCCCGACTCCCGTCGTCTCGGGTGTTTCGATGAGTGAGATTCTGGATATTCAAACTGATGTGCCGGATGAGACAATTCCGCACACTTTTGCACTTGAACAGAATTTCCCTAATCCTTTCAACCCATACACAAACATAAATTTTTCTCTGCCTTCAGAGACGAAAGTTAAACTCGAAATTTACAATGCCATCGGCGAAAAGGTTTTGGATTTAATTGATGGTGACATGGCAGCAGGGAGACATCAAATCTATTTTGATGCCACCGGTCTTCCAAGCGGGCTTTATCTCTACAGACTGGTTTCCGGCAACCGGGTGGAATCCCGCAAGATGATGTTGCTGAAGTAA
- a CDS encoding cupin domain-containing protein gives MHKLIEKPAIVQAAGNKPKIIEEYVGRVNSGTDVVSIARMQSPAGWTEPAQIPEFDEYTVVLKGVLRVESETGFIDVSAGQAIHTPKGEWVRYSTPNDEDAEYIAVCLPAFSPYTVHRQE, from the coding sequence ATGCATAAATTAATCGAAAAGCCTGCAATTGTTCAGGCAGCAGGAAACAAGCCCAAAATAATCGAGGAATATGTCGGAAGAGTTAACTCGGGTACCGATGTCGTGAGTATCGCGAGAATGCAATCACCTGCAGGATGGACGGAGCCGGCTCAGATCCCTGAATTTGATGAATATACTGTAGTATTGAAAGGCGTCCTCCGCGTGGAGAGCGAAACGGGATTTATTGATGTCTCTGCCGGTCAGGCAATCCACACCCCCAAAGGGGAGTGGGTTAGGTACAGCACCCCGAACGATGAGGATGCCGAATATATTGCTGTCTGTTTGCCTGCGTTTTCGCCCTATACAGTACACAGACAAGAGTAA
- a CDS encoding T9SS type A sorting domain-containing protein, whose protein sequence is MAYLCITTAKIDEAMSHRLLALFIILTLPVYSQIFEFAGEKLFISRESDLFRQTSSPHQFEKLNFGPDNKNISLLYFVSESVGFAAKENELYRTTDGGSVWTKIFESGNTINASGFESDGATILILGGNLSVYRSFNGGVSFDTVSFQLPLQNYNYIKFAGMPHAGKIFLYAPNFNPFAQSFNYLSSADSCRSWQIIESLGEKGVSKFISAKHGFVTTMSRLWFSSNAGQNWNIILQDAGVLSGLAAFGDSLTGYQGVWSVNSLLRTTNGGASWDEVYRGNSGIDNLAAGKSNVAIRETGSEAIKYSSDKGATWTSVTLPSGIESADAENPGSFRLLNNYPNPFNGSTQITFTVPFEMEAVLKIYDLRGSIIQEKLPVRCQKGVNVINYNSGNLPSGVWFYRLEPVGTGLNPVTGKMVILK, encoded by the coding sequence TTGGCATATTTGTGTATTACAACAGCAAAAATTGATGAAGCCATGAGTCACAGATTATTAGCCCTGTTTATCATTCTCACTCTTCCGGTTTATTCACAGATTTTTGAGTTCGCCGGTGAAAAACTGTTCATCAGTAGAGAATCTGATCTTTTCAGACAGACCTCTTCTCCCCACCAGTTCGAAAAATTAAATTTTGGACCGGACAATAAAAACATCTCGTTGCTCTATTTTGTGTCGGAATCTGTTGGCTTTGCAGCCAAAGAGAATGAGTTGTACCGTACAACCGACGGAGGCTCTGTCTGGACAAAAATCTTTGAATCGGGAAATACCATAAATGCCTCCGGTTTTGAATCCGATGGAGCGACAATTCTTATTCTGGGTGGTAATTTAAGCGTTTACAGGTCATTTAATGGCGGCGTATCGTTTGACACGGTCAGTTTTCAACTTCCTCTTCAGAATTACAACTACATCAAATTTGCAGGCATGCCTCATGCCGGAAAAATTTTCCTCTACGCCCCCAACTTTAACCCTTTTGCACAAAGTTTTAACTACTTGAGTTCTGCAGATTCATGCAGAAGCTGGCAGATTATTGAATCCCTTGGTGAGAAAGGGGTGTCGAAATTCATTTCAGCTAAACACGGATTCGTGACAACAATGTCGAGGCTGTGGTTCAGCTCAAACGCCGGTCAAAACTGGAACATCATCCTGCAGGATGCAGGTGTTCTTTCAGGTCTCGCTGCATTTGGTGATTCACTAACCGGCTACCAGGGGGTCTGGAGTGTCAATTCTTTGCTAAGAACCACAAACGGCGGAGCTTCGTGGGATGAGGTTTACAGAGGGAATTCCGGAATCGATAATCTTGCCGCCGGGAAGTCGAATGTCGCAATAAGAGAGACAGGTTCTGAGGCGATTAAATATTCATCCGATAAAGGAGCGACCTGGACATCAGTTACGCTCCCGTCAGGCATCGAATCCGCCGATGCAGAAAACCCGGGTTCATTTCGACTCCTGAACAACTATCCCAATCCCTTCAACGGTTCCACACAAATAACTTTTACAGTCCCTTTTGAAATGGAAGCAGTACTGAAAATTTACGACCTGAGAGGCTCAATTATACAGGAAAAACTCCCCGTGAGATGCCAAAAAGGGGTAAATGTGATAAATTACAATTCGGGTAACCTCCCGTCAGGAGTCTGGTTCTACAGGCTGGAACCTGTTGGCACGGGACTCAATCCTGTGACCGGCAAGATGGTGATCTTAAAATAG
- a CDS encoding type II toxin-antitoxin system RelE/ParE family toxin, with product MSWNKVSYTVKFVEAAQNDLRSIYKYVYYNDCKAAAKKLLTEIKLACETLQSFPSRGHLLHELQFLSAGGYLEIHFKHFRIIYETVENTVYIHAVLDGRRNIQELLIERILNN from the coding sequence ATGAGTTGGAATAAAGTGTCTTATACTGTTAAGTTCGTTGAAGCAGCCCAAAACGACCTTCGAAGTATTTACAAATATGTTTATTACAATGATTGTAAAGCGGCAGCAAAAAAATTGTTAACTGAAATAAAATTGGCATGTGAAACTTTGCAATCTTTCCCGTCAAGAGGCCATCTCCTTCATGAGTTGCAATTTCTGAGTGCTGGTGGCTATTTGGAAATCCACTTCAAACATTTTAGAATCATTTATGAGACAGTTGAAAATACAGTTTACATTCATGCGGTTCTTGATGGTAGAAGGAATATCCAGGAACTTTTAATTGAAAGAATACTAAATAATTAA
- a CDS encoding response regulator — protein MEKNNSSIEILIVEDNPNDATLMMRALKKNHLANNIKICEDGEDALNYLFNKEKYEGTVDHTELRVVFLDLKLPKINGLEVLKEIRSNEITRKLPVVILTSSKEDPDIKSAYDLGANSYVVKPVQFEDFVKAVSQLGMYWLILNEASK, from the coding sequence ATGGAAAAGAATAATTCATCAATTGAAATACTGATAGTTGAAGATAATCCCAACGACGCGACTCTAATGATGAGGGCACTGAAAAAGAATCATCTCGCAAATAATATCAAGATTTGCGAAGACGGCGAAGATGCCTTAAACTACCTTTTCAATAAAGAGAAATATGAAGGAACCGTTGATCACACTGAGTTAAGGGTTGTGTTTCTTGACCTCAAATTACCAAAAATAAACGGTCTTGAAGTACTGAAAGAGATACGGAGTAATGAGATTACGCGCAAATTGCCGGTTGTGATATTAACCTCTTCGAAGGAAGATCCTGATATAAAATCAGCTTACGATCTGGGAGCGAACAGTTATGTGGTCAAGCCGGTGCAGTTTGAGGATTTCGTAAAAGCAGTTTCCCAACTGGGTATGTACTGGCTAATTCTTAATGAAGCATCCAAATAA
- a CDS encoding MFS transporter, producing MSKNESVKPGIVKQTIIEVTQPFKDLVHSPRALWGINISYLLEGLTYFGVVGLLTIFFTENIKLNDIESGQMVGVLTAGITLSMLFLGAAVDIIGVRMSLLISLMAMLVGRVLLAVSPTLFPGTGLWGSAHITAMLGILGIIIGYGIYQPACYAGVKRFTDEKTSAMGYAMLYALMNLGGFLPGLISPPVRKSFGITGVFWVYVVLTVVGIISVLFILTKKTVKMAEANLSDEKKAEVKAENEMPFAEKMKYYMKNFPLKDMRFLFFIFILIPVQTLFAHNWLTLPTYCYRAFTGVVS from the coding sequence ATGTCGAAGAACGAATCAGTAAAACCGGGAATCGTAAAACAGACGATTATTGAAGTAACTCAGCCCTTCAAAGATCTGGTGCATTCACCAAGGGCACTTTGGGGGATTAATATCTCCTATCTTCTCGAGGGACTCACTTATTTTGGTGTTGTTGGGCTCCTCACTATCTTTTTTACCGAGAATATAAAACTCAATGACATTGAATCGGGGCAGATGGTGGGTGTTCTTACAGCGGGTATCACCCTGAGTATGCTGTTTCTCGGTGCCGCGGTCGATATAATCGGTGTGAGGATGTCATTGCTCATTTCACTGATGGCTATGCTGGTTGGCAGGGTATTGCTTGCAGTCAGTCCGACACTTTTCCCGGGGACCGGACTTTGGGGTTCGGCACACATCACAGCGATGCTTGGTATCCTTGGCATCATCATAGGTTACGGAATCTACCAGCCTGCGTGTTATGCGGGAGTGAAGCGATTTACAGATGAGAAAACCTCTGCGATGGGGTATGCAATGCTCTATGCTTTGATGAATCTCGGAGGATTCCTTCCCGGTTTAATCTCCCCACCTGTCAGAAAGAGCTTTGGAATCACAGGAGTGTTCTGGGTTTATGTTGTGCTTACTGTCGTCGGGATTATTTCCGTGCTTTTCATTCTTACCAAAAAGACGGTAAAAATGGCAGAGGCGAATCTCAGTGATGAGAAGAAGGCGGAAGTGAAAGCCGAAAATGAAATGCCTTTTGCTGAAAAAATGAAATATTACATGAAGAATTTCCCCCTTAAGGATATGAGATTCCTCTTCTTCATTTTTATTCTGATTCCCGTTCAGACACTTTTTGCTCATAACTGGTTGACGCTGCCGACTTATTGCTACCGGGCTTTCACCGGTGTGGTAAGCTAG
- a CDS encoding PAS domain S-box protein, whose protein sequence is MDNEKQFFSMLEIYPAPTIVHDTRKFVFVNSAFLKMIGASAKEELLGHDILDIVHPSSLNQSLESLSTPGRLDVFELRDLCLVRMDGSIIYVDVSGTHILMEGHDYINIIFNDITTLRMNEERYHSLFELSPEGIILQDERGNIIDANPKAVELTGFSLEELTGNNISVIASHADKSLIDLNLKKILSGEILRQESFASRRDGTRFNVQLTETRVPLPGGKTGILTLIADITERKANEQLLIKAKKEAEEMSALKSSFLLNMSHELRTPMIGVIGFAEILGEYKNDPEIRSIGNRIFASSTRLLDTLKKIMDFSRIEAGRSNPVAKEFELIDTVIEVCKTFDYQIDNSNLYLRFGSHISGCRCILDKSMFVQALENLISNAIKFTFHGGITVNLWHQTRGDKKNILISVTDTGIGIDNNEFEIIFQAFRQASEEMGRHFEGTGLGLTIAKSHIEKMGGTISVNSTPGKGSIFTISLPLENNGITLSDRELILYDCAGGVNRLGNS, encoded by the coding sequence ATGGACAATGAGAAGCAGTTTTTTAGTATGCTCGAAATTTATCCTGCACCCACAATCGTGCATGATACTCGAAAGTTTGTATTTGTAAATTCCGCCTTCCTGAAAATGATCGGAGCATCTGCAAAGGAAGAACTGCTCGGTCACGACATACTCGATATAGTACATCCATCCAGCCTCAATCAGTCACTTGAAAGTCTAAGCACCCCGGGGAGACTCGATGTATTCGAGTTGAGGGATCTGTGTCTCGTCAGAATGGATGGCAGTATTATCTATGTTGATGTGTCAGGTACTCATATCCTTATGGAGGGGCACGACTATATCAATATAATCTTTAACGACATCACAACTCTTAGAATGAACGAGGAACGCTACCACTCCCTGTTCGAATTGTCACCTGAAGGAATAATTCTGCAGGATGAAAGAGGGAATATCATTGATGCAAATCCAAAAGCTGTTGAGCTGACAGGATTCTCACTGGAAGAACTGACCGGTAACAACATCTCGGTAATAGCCTCTCACGCAGACAAGTCTCTCATCGATCTAAACCTCAAGAAGATCCTCTCAGGGGAAATTCTCCGTCAGGAATCTTTCGCCTCGAGAAGAGACGGCACCCGGTTTAATGTTCAACTGACCGAAACAAGGGTGCCTCTTCCGGGAGGGAAAACCGGCATTCTTACCCTCATTGCCGATATCACTGAAAGGAAAGCCAACGAACAACTCCTCATTAAAGCCAAAAAAGAAGCTGAAGAAATGAGTGCACTAAAATCGAGCTTTCTGCTGAACATGAGTCACGAGTTGCGAACTCCGATGATAGGTGTCATTGGATTTGCCGAGATACTCGGTGAATATAAAAATGATCCCGAAATAAGGAGTATCGGAAACAGGATATTTGCAAGTTCCACAAGGCTGCTCGATACATTAAAAAAGATTATGGACTTCAGCAGAATCGAAGCCGGAAGATCGAATCCTGTTGCAAAAGAGTTTGAACTCATCGACACAGTGATCGAGGTTTGCAAAACTTTCGATTATCAGATCGACAATTCGAATCTTTATCTCAGATTCGGGAGCCACATCTCCGGGTGCCGGTGCATTCTCGACAAGAGCATGTTTGTTCAGGCGCTCGAAAATCTTATCTCGAACGCCATCAAATTCACTTTTCACGGTGGAATAACGGTAAATCTTTGGCATCAGACCAGGGGTGATAAAAAGAATATCCTGATCTCAGTAACAGACACAGGTATCGGGATCGATAACAACGAGTTTGAGATAATATTCCAGGCGTTCCGACAGGCAAGTGAAGAGATGGGACGCCATTTCGAAGGGACCGGACTCGGGCTTACCATAGCTAAAAGTCACATAGAGAAAATGGGGGGTACAATATCAGTAAACAGCACTCCGGGAAAAGGGTCGATCTTTACGATCTCCCTCCCCCTCGAAAACAACGGAATCACTCTTTCTGACAGGGAACTGATTCTGTATGACTGCGCAGGTGGTGTCAACCGGCTTGGGAATTCATAA
- a CDS encoding type II toxin-antitoxin system Phd/YefM family antitoxin, with translation MKLSDSVKSISYLKANAAALVEDIYKNGKTFVITQNGEAKVVVQDIKVYEQMQDTLAMLKLLSMSSNGQSGAKEMTEVFDELYKELDELE, from the coding sequence ATGAAACTTAGCGATTCAGTTAAATCAATCAGTTATCTAAAAGCAAATGCAGCGGCATTGGTAGAAGATATATACAAGAACGGCAAGACTTTTGTAATTACCCAAAACGGGGAGGCAAAAGTCGTTGTTCAGGATATTAAAGTGTACGAACAGATGCAAGATACCCTGGCAATGTTAAAACTGCTTTCGATGTCAAGCAATGGTCAATCTGGCGCAAAGGAAATGACCGAAGTTTTTGATGAACTGTATAAAGAGTTAGATGAGTTGGAATAA